A DNA window from Candidatus Sulfidibacterium hydrothermale contains the following coding sequences:
- the ispF gene encoding 2-C-methyl-D-erythritol 2,4-cyclodiphosphate synthase: protein MPFRIGIGFDVHPFVENRKLVLGGVEIPFSKGLKGHSDADVLTHALCDALLGAVALGDLGSHFPDTDDHYKGISSIELLKKVNQLLLKTKFEIENVDGVVVAQQPVLSPYIPEMRKKLADTLHIPVENLSVKATTTEYLGFTGRKEGIAAIVNVLVRQSGSR from the coding sequence ATGCCTTTTCGTATCGGTATCGGTTTTGATGTTCACCCCTTTGTGGAAAACAGGAAACTCGTGTTAGGAGGGGTGGAAATCCCGTTTTCAAAAGGACTTAAAGGTCATTCGGATGCCGATGTGCTGACCCATGCTTTGTGCGATGCCTTATTGGGTGCTGTAGCTTTAGGCGATTTAGGAAGTCATTTTCCAGATACGGATGATCATTACAAAGGAATATCCAGTATCGAACTCTTGAAAAAAGTCAATCAGCTTCTTTTGAAAACGAAGTTTGAAATTGAAAATGTGGATGGAGTTGTTGTGGCGCAGCAGCCTGTTCTCTCACCTTATATTCCCGAAATGCGAAAAAAACTGGCAGATACTTTGCATATTCCTGTCGAAAATCTCTCTGTGAAAGCGACTACAACTGAATATTTGGGTTTTACCGGACGAAAAGAAGGAATTGCAGCTATTGTAAATGTACTTGTTCGGCAGTCTGGCTCCAGATAA
- a CDS encoding DUF2279 domain-containing protein, which yields MKKLVVILLLFSYLGAQAQEMSVYPDSLSKKRLKIVYGAVGGFYVTSVTLLYFAWYKGYDETSFHIADDWGEWMMKDKLGHMTTTYQLGNYGYWSLRWAGMNEKKAIWFGGTWGLIYMTTIEFFDGLSAEWGFSPSDMIFNTLGSAMFIGQQLLWHDQRIRLKFSYHSTEYPQYRPDLLGDNWAQQIIKDYNGQTNWLSVNIASFLKKDSKFPPWLNVAFGYGATGMIGAYDNPPEYDGQPLPHFNRVPHYFLSVDVDWTRIKTHSKVLRFVFKTLSFVKVPAPALEYDWENGMRFRPIFF from the coding sequence TTGAAAAAGCTGGTTGTCATATTGTTGTTGTTTTCTTATCTCGGAGCACAAGCTCAGGAGATGTCGGTTTATCCTGATTCATTGAGTAAAAAACGATTGAAAATCGTTTATGGAGCCGTAGGTGGATTTTATGTGACATCTGTTACTTTGCTTTATTTTGCCTGGTATAAAGGATATGATGAAACCAGTTTCCATATTGCCGATGACTGGGGAGAGTGGATGATGAAAGACAAACTGGGCCACATGACAACAACCTATCAATTGGGAAATTATGGCTATTGGAGTTTGCGTTGGGCCGGAATGAATGAAAAAAAAGCCATTTGGTTTGGCGGCACGTGGGGACTCATCTACATGACGACCATTGAGTTTTTTGACGGACTTTCAGCCGAGTGGGGTTTCTCGCCGAGCGATATGATCTTTAATACCTTGGGATCGGCCATGTTTATTGGCCAACAGCTGTTATGGCACGACCAGCGTATCCGGTTGAAGTTTTCGTATCATTCTACAGAATATCCGCAATACCGGCCTGATTTATTGGGCGATAATTGGGCGCAGCAGATTATTAAAGATTATAATGGCCAGACCAATTGGCTTTCGGTGAACATTGCTTCTTTTTTGAAAAAGGATTCTAAATTTCCACCCTGGCTAAATGTAGCTTTTGGGTATGGAGCTACTGGGATGATCGGGGCTTATGATAATCCGCCGGAATACGATGGACAACCTTTGCCGCATTTTAACCGCGTGCCACATTATTTTCTTTCGGTGGATGTGGATTGGACAAGGATCAAAACACATTCTAAAGTATTGCGTTTTGTTTTTAAAACATTGAGTTTTGTAAAAGTGCCGGCTCCTGCCTTAGAGTACGATTGGGAAAACGGAATGCGTTTCCGTCCGATATTTTTTTGA
- the porV gene encoding type IX secretion system outer membrane channel protein PorV, with protein sequence MKTRFLFLAAFIFFVVSGKAQTYNNVSGQASGDRVITTAVPFLTIGPDGRAGGMGDGGVATSPDASSMHWNSAKYAFIEDESGFSISYTPWLRNLVNDINLAYLTYYHRLDDRQTLAASLRYFSLGEIQFTDEMGYPLGTYKPNEFAISMAYARKLSDYLALSVDGRFIYSNLTAGFSPQGTESSAGTSVAVDIGLYWQKDVNWFSNYNAQFAWGVFISNIGSKISYSKTNIQKDFIPTNLRFGSRLTLDLDRYNKVSFSIDINKLLVPTPPVYATDSLGNPVLNPDGTYKIAEGKDPNVGVIKGMVQSWYDAPDGFKEELQEFYFSFGAEYWYNDLFAVRAGYFYENKHKGDRQYVTLGVGLRYNVFGLDFSYLIPTVSQQNPLEKTLRFSLLFNFGNNKYSRK encoded by the coding sequence ATGAAAACAAGATTTCTTTTCCTCGCAGCTTTCATTTTTTTCGTTGTAAGCGGTAAAGCACAAACATACAATAATGTGAGTGGTCAGGCCAGTGGCGACCGGGTAATTACTACAGCGGTTCCGTTTCTGACCATTGGCCCGGACGGAAGAGCCGGGGGCATGGGTGATGGCGGAGTGGCTACTTCGCCTGATGCAAGCTCCATGCATTGGAATTCGGCAAAATATGCTTTTATTGAAGATGAATCCGGTTTTTCCATCTCGTATACTCCGTGGTTAAGAAATCTGGTTAATGATATTAATCTGGCTTATTTGACTTATTACCACCGGCTCGATGACCGGCAAACGCTGGCTGCCAGTTTACGCTATTTCTCATTGGGCGAAATTCAGTTTACCGATGAAATGGGATATCCGCTGGGTACTTATAAACCCAATGAGTTTGCCATCTCTATGGCCTATGCGCGAAAACTTTCTGATTACCTCGCTCTTTCGGTAGACGGCCGTTTTATATATTCTAATCTGACAGCCGGATTTTCACCACAAGGTACCGAAAGCTCGGCCGGAACTTCTGTGGCCGTTGATATCGGTCTCTACTGGCAAAAAGATGTGAACTGGTTCAGTAATTACAACGCTCAGTTTGCCTGGGGTGTTTTCATTTCCAATATTGGAAGTAAGATTTCTTATAGTAAAACCAATATTCAAAAAGATTTTATTCCTACCAACCTCCGTTTCGGATCGCGGTTAACATTAGATCTGGACCGGTATAATAAAGTGTCATTTAGCATAGATATCAATAAATTGCTCGTACCTACACCGCCGGTTTATGCTACCGATTCATTGGGAAATCCGGTGTTGAATCCGGATGGTACGTATAAAATTGCTGAAGGAAAAGATCCGAATGTTGGAGTCATCAAAGGAATGGTGCAATCGTGGTACGATGCTCCTGATGGTTTTAAAGAAGAACTGCAGGAATTTTATTTTTCTTTCGGTGCCGAATATTGGTATAATGATTTATTTGCTGTTCGTGCCGGTTATTTTTATGAAAATAAACACAAAGGAGATCGTCAGTACGTAACCTTAGGTGTAGGGCTGCGTTACAATGTGTTTGGTTTGGATTTTTCTTATTTGATTCCCACCGTATCACAACAAAACCCGTTGGAAAAAACGTTGCGTTTTTCGTTGCTGTTTAATTTTGGGAACAACAAATACAGCCGGAAATAA
- the yaaA gene encoding peroxide stress protein YaaA, translated as MIVLLSPAKTMHQDFSQKVENITLPVYLDKTQILADALKKLGPDTLSKMMKVNAQLAQLNHERFQRWHVSLLKKEGVPALFSYQGEVFRGLDAQTLSKKDLMFAQEHLRILSGFYGVLRPLDQVLPYRLEIGGKFIPDGYRNLYDFWREDVSRDVLETLNRQKDRILIHLASAEYFKVLDLKKQDIRIITPVFKESRGNGFKMVTVYAKKARGMMARFIIRNQVTHPDKLKLFDEEGYFYNERLSTHDVPVFTR; from the coding sequence ATGATTGTTCTTTTGTCACCGGCAAAAACCATGCACCAAGATTTTTCGCAAAAGGTGGAAAACATCACGTTACCGGTGTACCTGGATAAAACCCAAATTCTTGCAGATGCACTGAAAAAGTTGGGACCGGATACTTTGTCAAAAATGATGAAAGTAAATGCACAGTTGGCGCAACTGAATCATGAACGGTTTCAACGGTGGCATGTTTCTTTACTGAAAAAAGAGGGGGTTCCGGCATTGTTTTCTTATCAGGGAGAAGTTTTCAGGGGACTTGATGCACAAACGTTAAGTAAAAAAGATTTGATGTTTGCACAAGAGCACCTTCGTATTCTTTCCGGTTTTTATGGCGTTTTAAGGCCACTTGATCAAGTGCTGCCTTACCGTTTGGAAATTGGCGGAAAATTTATTCCGGATGGCTATCGTAATTTGTATGACTTTTGGCGAGAGGATGTTTCTCGTGATGTGTTGGAGACGCTTAACAGGCAGAAAGATCGGATTTTAATTCATTTGGCCTCGGCAGAATATTTTAAGGTACTTGATCTGAAAAAACAAGACATTCGAATAATAACTCCTGTATTTAAAGAATCGCGTGGCAACGGATTTAAAATGGTGACAGTTTATGCCAAAAAGGCAAGAGGAATGATGGCCCGGTTTATTATCAGGAACCAAGTAACTCATCCTGATAAACTTAAGTTGTTTGATGAAGAAGGCTATTTTTACAACGAAAGGTTGTCAACCCATGATGTGCCGGTATTTACACGGTAA
- a CDS encoding phosphomannomutase/phosphoglucomutase, which yields MKAFKAYDIRGEYGKDLNKEMVYRIGYFLPQVLPMKEILIGRDVRLSSDEMFEALSEGLRDAGVDVADAGLTTTPMVYWGTGKYGFDASIMITASHNPKNHNGLKVSAKNVLPVGYDNGLKKLESLVDSDTKVEKKDKGQIRKLNMKPDYLEFLNQYKKDYSGLKLAIDFSNGMASLFSKDLFGDQYVALNEKADGTFPGHEPNPLEPENQEQIKEAVKKHHADLGIIFDGDADRVMFIDEKGNFISPDLIIALFAHFFLKDTTKKEKVVHDIRTSKAVGEYLSKFNAETVIWRVGRAYGATKLREVDGIYGGELAGHYYFRDFYYSDSGLLASLIMLNITDDFKKQGKTVSQLIHEISSYANTGEVNFRIEEKQKAMDAVVSYFKKQETPTAYYDFDGYRLEFPDWWFNIRPSNTEPYLRFLAEAKSQKLLDEKTQQVFEILKSFTA from the coding sequence ATGAAAGCATTTAAAGCCTACGATATTCGCGGAGAATACGGAAAAGATTTAAATAAAGAAATGGTGTACCGTATTGGTTATTTTTTGCCACAGGTCCTTCCGATGAAAGAAATTTTGATTGGTCGTGATGTGCGACTTTCCTCGGATGAGATGTTTGAAGCCCTTTCAGAAGGACTGCGTGATGCCGGAGTGGATGTTGCCGATGCCGGATTGACGACTACTCCGATGGTGTATTGGGGAACCGGAAAATATGGTTTCGACGCATCAATAATGATTACGGCTTCTCATAATCCGAAGAATCATAATGGATTAAAAGTTTCGGCAAAAAATGTATTGCCCGTAGGATATGATAACGGTTTGAAAAAACTGGAGTCGCTTGTTGATTCGGATACAAAAGTGGAGAAAAAAGACAAAGGGCAAATACGGAAATTAAATATGAAACCGGATTATCTTGAGTTTCTTAACCAGTATAAAAAAGATTACTCCGGGTTAAAGCTGGCCATTGACTTTTCTAATGGAATGGCATCTTTATTCTCGAAAGATTTATTTGGAGATCAATATGTGGCACTGAATGAAAAAGCCGACGGAACTTTTCCGGGACATGAACCCAATCCGCTGGAGCCTGAAAATCAGGAACAGATTAAAGAAGCGGTAAAAAAACATCATGCTGATCTGGGAATTATTTTTGACGGTGATGCGGACCGTGTGATGTTTATTGACGAAAAAGGAAATTTTATTTCACCGGATTTAATTATTGCGCTGTTTGCTCATTTCTTTTTGAAAGATACAACTAAAAAAGAAAAAGTTGTCCACGATATCCGTACTTCCAAGGCAGTGGGAGAATATCTCTCGAAATTTAATGCAGAAACCGTAATCTGGCGGGTTGGCCGGGCATACGGAGCCACCAAATTGCGCGAAGTAGATGGTATTTATGGCGGTGAACTGGCCGGCCATTATTATTTTCGTGATTTTTATTATTCAGACAGCGGTTTGCTGGCTTCGTTGATCATGCTGAATATAACGGATGATTTTAAAAAACAGGGGAAAACGGTTTCCCAGTTAATTCATGAAATCTCATCTTATGCCAATACCGGCGAAGTAAACTTCCGTATTGAAGAAAAACAAAAAGCCATGGATGCTGTGGTCAGCTACTTTAAAAAGCAGGAAACGCCGACGGCTTACTACGATTTTGACGGTTACCGGCTCGAATTTCCTGACTGGTGGTTTAATATTCGCCCTTCCAATACCGAACCCTACTTGCGTTTCTTGGCCGAAGCCAAATCGCAAAAGTTGTTGGATGAAAAAACACAACAGGTTTTTGAAATATTGAAAAGTTTTACAGCATAA
- a CDS encoding HAD family hydrolase translates to MEKHGIIWDWNGTLLDDVQLCVQCINLLLKKRNLPELTLQKYREVFGFPVKDYYQRVGFDFSMEKFEIPAQQFMQCYNSHLSETPLFPCVQDVLSFFQEKGFRQFIISATEHRSLVKILDEKGLLPYFDAVSGIDDIYAGGKIEMAHHFMKKLRLNAQGVVFVGDTLHDREVALSLGIDYLLVASGHQSKDRLWAKTSKVINTLAEIKQKTLP, encoded by the coding sequence ATGGAAAAGCACGGCATTATTTGGGATTGGAATGGCACCTTACTTGATGATGTACAGTTATGTGTGCAATGTATTAATCTCCTGTTGAAGAAAAGAAACTTACCTGAGCTTACCTTGCAGAAATATCGGGAGGTTTTTGGTTTCCCGGTTAAAGATTATTATCAGCGTGTTGGTTTCGATTTTTCTATGGAAAAATTTGAGATTCCGGCACAGCAATTTATGCAATGTTACAATAGCCATTTATCAGAGACGCCTCTTTTCCCTTGTGTGCAGGATGTATTGAGTTTTTTTCAGGAAAAAGGGTTTCGTCAGTTTATCATATCGGCAACGGAACATCGCAGTTTGGTAAAGATTTTGGATGAAAAAGGATTGTTACCTTACTTTGATGCCGTTTCCGGAATTGACGATATTTATGCAGGTGGGAAAATAGAAATGGCCCACCATTTTATGAAAAAACTCAGGCTCAATGCGCAAGGTGTTGTTTTTGTGGGAGATACATTGCATGACAGGGAGGTGGCACTTTCTCTTGGAATTGATTATTTACTGGTAGCTTCAGGCCACCAGTCTAAAGATCGGTTATGGGCCAAAACCTCAAAAGTGATAAATACTTTGGCAGAAATAAAACAGAAAACGTTGCCATAA